Sequence from the Ziziphus jujuba cultivar Dongzao chromosome 9, ASM3175591v1 genome:
GCTTAATATCACATTAAtgttttgtaaatttgttaaaatgttttaaaatatgtagtattattataaaaatatgtaaactgTTCATGCACACTAATAGtaactccattttttttttttggttatttgttttgtatagcttttacttcttttttaatatgaataatttttattttgaatccaCAATCTAATTCTAATATGTATAAATGTAAGATGACCATAATACCATCaagaagtatttttttatttgaaaaaaaaaagatatagaatgtgtattaattaaataaatgtcatttttattttaaatatacaatttcaaaaatataaatatgaaatatatattaactaattttttcATCTGCTAAATTGTTAActgtgtagatatatatattttctttttttttgtttaacatcaatatttttccctttattttctaTTGTCCTTTGAAAGAAATGTAAGAGCATGCGTTTTTAtccttttaataatttatatacaaaCCAGTACTGAGAAGAACCGAGTTAAAGGGTCAAAAACGGTGTGACAGCGATGAAAGAgttatttcccaaaaaaaaaaaaaaaaaaaaaaagtaagagaaaatggattaaacaaaacaaattgggGATTTTTGAGAGACAATTGAGCGCTTCCATTACCGGACTGAACTCCAATCAGAGTCAAATCGCCGACACAGAGGGAGGCCTagccttttattatttttaattttatttttcaaaaatcaagttTCTAGCTTTTGTCAAAAGAAATGGACGTGGACAAGGCACTTCTCGTTGAAGTGTTCGGCGAATCATCGGACGGCGAAGACTTGGAAGAGGAACAATCAGGATTTGATAATGGATCTCAGCCAAATTATTCCTGGGAAAGGATCGAAGAAGTTAAAGGGTTGTGGCTCTGCACTGACTTTCTTTCTCCTCAACGACAAGCTTCCCTGCTCTCTGCAATCCAAGATGGTGGGTTTTTCCCTCTCtctaatttctttaattttaaatataaatttcttaTTTGTTATTTCTGGAAGAACTTAAACACTCAATATAATCGAATTCCTAGTTTTACTCTTCGTACTACCGAAAAGTCTAAGAGAAAGGGATTTCATTTCCTTCGCAGAGATTGTTGATAGGAAAAGAAATTTACTTCTATGATCATTATTTGGGGGTTTAAAGcataaaagtttaatttttcttttttccggaGAAATTCTTGTGGGAAAAGGATATGTTTTGGTCTAAAAACAAGCACAGCCAGTGGAAACTATCACCTTAACCTAGATCAAGCAGTGGGTGTAAATGCATGGTGAATATCTAACAATGTGTTTTGTATGAACTTTGCAGAAGGATGGTTCACTGAAGCCTCTTACAATCAGGTACAAACGAAcccatatttacatatataatagttaaaactgaaaaagatgggttgaaaaggaaaaacataGATGAGTAGAATATGAATTTTGGTTTGCATTGGGAAATTAAGATCATGAGAGCAAGGATAActgaataaatgcattttttgtttttttttgtttcttgctCTGTCGATTAGAATATTATCCGTTCCTTATATTAGTATTAGGTCCATTGCCTGTGTCAAGTCTCTAGTGGATTCAAAGCTTCTAATTGACATAAAAATTATACCTTCCTCTGCAGGCTATGAGGTTTGGTGATCTTCCAGCATGGGCAACTGAACTCTCAGCTTCCATTCGTGATGTGGTGCTTTCAAGCAACAATCTTGATCATGGGGAGGATGAATTGTGTCCATTTCCACTGGATTTGTTGTGGAGGGAGCCATTGTTCGATCAGCTTATTGTAAATGTATACCATCCAGATGAGGTGCGAAATGACTAGTTAATTTCAGTAATGTTTCGCTGATTCCttgaaggagaaaaaaagaaaaaaattgtgtttGGCAATCCCTAATTCCCACACCCCCCCCAATATATATATGGCAGGGAATCTGTGGACATGTTGACCTTATGCGCTTTGAAGATGGAATTGCCATTGTCTCACTGGAGTCATCATGTGTGATGCATTTCAGTAGCATTGAAGGAACAGATAGTGACATTGCAAGGACCAAAGTTCCTGTTTATCTAACCCCAGGATCCCTAGTTTTAATGTCTGGAGAAGCACGCTATCAATGGAAGCATGAGATTAATCGCAAGCCAGGATTTCAGAAATGGGAAGGGGAGGATATAGATCAGAAAAGGAGAACCTCTGTTACCCTGAGGAAGCTCCGCCAGATTGAGTAGCTTGTTTAACCGACACATTTGAGCTGCAAAAGTGATGTTCTTTTGAAGTATAGTTGTTGCTTCATGCTAGCAAAAGGTTGTTGGAAGAAATCTGTAGTTTCATACTCGGGGTTATACTTAATACTGGAGCTTGCAAGTTTTGTTTCCAAAATTATCATGCAAATTTTGTTGACCACTAAAGGTCATCAATTGTATAGGCCTatagaaaaagggaaaagagtTAAGGATGGCTTGCAGATTAGGAAAACAGAAGCGGCATACTGAAAAGTTTTTGAAGCTGGAAGTCAAGCCATGAGTATGGCCTTCTAGCGTTTCACTTAAAGATAGCAGAAGCGGATATAAGAATTTGGAtacaattgttttcttttgttcaGCATACCTATGTGATCTTTTTATTGTCCATTTCTTGATTCTGTTCcttgagttttctttttattcttttccatTTGCAAAGAAAACATTTACTGCCTTAATTAGAATTTATGCATGGCAAACCTTTCAATTTGTGATTTACGTTCGCAGTATTCAGAAAACAGCACAAAAATCCAAATTTGCTCTCCTTATTTAAGATTTGGTTTGCATTTTTCCGTGGGCTGCATGTTTTAGGGATCGCTTGCTTATGCATCATCTGGAAGATGGTGTCTACGTAGCAAgcaatatatagataaattttcCGGATTTTCTTTTAGGAATTTGAATAATATGAAATACAGTTAAAAGACAACTTGGCAAAGTAGGGTTCTAGATAGATATAGTTTTGAAAAACTGCTTTTAGAAGTAGTTTCTATTGGTTAAAAGGTAATAATACCAAAGTCCCAACACATGATGGTGACTTTTATTCTCATGTAATTTCACTATCATTGGTAACTGTGataaattttccaatttctAAATTCTAGCACTTTTCTATGCTACAGGGCACGATTATATTGAAATACATTATGgtaatatcaataattatataagttttattcataaaaacatatatatatatattttaagaactGGTCATTGGGTGCTATTTTTAATGGTAATtataaaaatcatttaatttaacTTTACCTGAATGTCAAGAGAAGAATTGGTCTTTGCCGCATTGTAAAATATTCACCAAGATTGCGATAGAAAGTGCTGGTGGAGTAGTCCTCCCCAAACAGGGAACAAAAATTTCCACATTTTACTTTTCAGACAAAGCGTGGCTGATACAGAGCGAAACAGCGTGTCATGTCCGAAacaggttattattattttttttttgcttttcggTCTTTATGGCACAGCTGGTGTTCGGATATTGAAACGCGTTTTattaacagaaaaaaagaataccATGAGCTTCCAGTTTCAAATTCGACGCCTATTACAGCTTCTTCCCAGAATATCCAAAACCAGTTCTCTGTCCTATTTTTAAGTATTTTCCAGTTCCGTTATTACTAATTATTTaagtaccattttttttttaaacgattTTTGTAAATAGTCGGAGGGGTTCGATTGTTTTAAGAAAATGTTTGAGAAGTATTTGGGAGCTCAGAGATGGCGAAAGATTCACAGAGCTCTTCGCCATTCCAGGGTGACGATCCTCTGCCTCGTCCTCACCGTTGTCGTCCTACGTGGCACCATTGGCGCTGGCAAGTTTGGCACTCCTGAGCAGGACTTCAACGAGATTCGGGACCACTTCTACTCCCGCAAGCGAGCCGAGCCACACCGCGTCCTTGTGGAGGTCCAAACGGCTCAGTCGGACTCCGGCTCCGGCTCCGGCTCTGGCTCCGGCTCCACCAACGACAACAATGACAGCAACAACTACAACACCTTCGATATCAGCAAGATCTTGGTCGATGAAGGAGAGGATGAAAAACCTGATCCGAATAAGCACTACAGTCTCGGACCCAAAATCTCCAATTGGGACAACCAGAGGTCGAGATGGCTAAAGGAAAACCCTAATTTCCCAAATTTTATCAGGCCCAATAAGCCTCGGGTGCTTCTGGTAACTGGGTCTTCGCCAAAGCCGTGTGAGAATCCTGTGGGTGATCACTACCTCTTGAAGTCCATCAAGAACAAgattgattactgtaggttgCATGGAGTCGAGGTGTTCTACAATATGGCTCTCCTGGATGCCGAAATGGCTGGCTTTTGGGCCAAGCTTCCGTTAATTCGGAAGCTTTTGTTATCTCACCCCGAGGTTGAATTCTTATGGTGGATGGATAGTGATGCCATGTTTACAGATATGGCTTTCGAAGTTCCATGGGAAAGGTACAAAGATTACAACTTTGTAATGCATGGTTGGAATGAGATGGTTTATGATCAGAAGAATTGGATTGGGTTGAATACTGGGAGCTTTCTGTTGAGGAATTGCCAGTGGTCATTGGACATTCTTGATGCCTGGGCTCCCATGGGGCCAAAAGGGAAAATTAGAGATGAGGCTGGGAAGATACTCACTAGGGAGCTCAAGGATAGGCCGGTTTTCGAAGCTGATGATCAGTCAGCAATGGTTTATATATTGGCGACACAGAGGGAGAAGTGGGGTGACAAGGTGTACCTTGAGAATGCATATTATCTGCATGGATATTGGGGGATATTGGTTGATAGATATGAGGAAATGATAGAGAATCATCACCCTGGGTTGGGTGATCACCGGTGGCCGCTTGTGACTCATTTTGTGGGTTGCAAACCATGTGGGAAGTTTGGAGATTACCCGGTTGAGAGATGCCTGAAGCAGATGGATAGAGCTTATAACTTTGGGGACAATCAAATTCTTCAAATGTATGGTTTTACCCACAAGTCTTTGGGCAGTAGACGTGTTAAGAGGGTTCGAAATGAGACTAGCAATCCACTTGAGGTGAAAGATGAACTTGGCTTGCTTCATCCATCATTCAAAAGCGTCAAGGCATCATCTTCTTAATTGAGCAAAGTATGCCCACTGAAATGTGAGTTCTTTAGGTGTGTTATTGTGTGTATGTTGTTTCTATATATGCCGTGCTAGGAGTGGAGATAGATATGGTATTCTTTTGTTCCTTTGTAGcgtttaattatgattatgcATTTCTATGCTAATGAATACAGagtcattaattattttattttttatagcccAACTGTAGCTTTTAGGTAGATTCTCTTCGGTAACGTAACGTGGTGATGCTTGTCTAACTTTTGAGTTTGTAATTATAATGTGTGCCAAATAGAAGTTAAATGCATCCCGGATGAGTGTTATTCTCTTATTTACATGGGTTTGAACTGATCGTGACAGTTGCTACTTATTAGACTTTGGTATGGTCTGAGGAAACATGTATGATATCAGTTTTATTTGAACTGCGCAATCGTGCTTTTTGAAGACTtaaaaaagttttgatatttcAATAGTTAATCTGCGTCAAACTTTTGTGGATTTTGCCGTGTGGATCATGCATCTAAGACAATATTTTGCAGAGCTATAGCATCAATTTATATGCTTTCTTAATGCATTTTGTCGTCATTGAAAAATTGGTTACTTACCCAATCCCCTAGTTTGTGTGTGCCTTTTGTTAGATATCAAATTGATCACTATAAAATTTCACTGTAAAGATTAATTAACCATGAGTCTTCATGGCTTTTCTTTCAATACGAAGGAGAGTTTGAACTTTTGGGACTTCGACAATGATAG
This genomic interval carries:
- the LOC107426338 gene encoding alkylated DNA repair protein ALKBH8 homolog — protein: MDVDKALLVEVFGESSDGEDLEEEQSGFDNGSQPNYSWERIEEVKGLWLCTDFLSPQRQASLLSAIQDEGWFTEASYNQAMRFGDLPAWATELSASIRDVVLSSNNLDHGEDELCPFPLDLLWREPLFDQLIVNVYHPDEGICGHVDLMRFEDGIAIVSLESSCVMHFSSIEGTDSDIARTKVPVYLTPGSLVLMSGEARYQWKHEINRKPGFQKWEGEDIDQKRRTSVTLRKLRQIE
- the LOC107426337 gene encoding xyloglucan 6-xylosyltransferase 2; the protein is MFEKYLGAQRWRKIHRALRHSRVTILCLVLTVVVLRGTIGAGKFGTPEQDFNEIRDHFYSRKRAEPHRVLVEVQTAQSDSGSGSGSGSGSTNDNNDSNNYNTFDISKILVDEGEDEKPDPNKHYSLGPKISNWDNQRSRWLKENPNFPNFIRPNKPRVLLVTGSSPKPCENPVGDHYLLKSIKNKIDYCRLHGVEVFYNMALLDAEMAGFWAKLPLIRKLLLSHPEVEFLWWMDSDAMFTDMAFEVPWERYKDYNFVMHGWNEMVYDQKNWIGLNTGSFLLRNCQWSLDILDAWAPMGPKGKIRDEAGKILTRELKDRPVFEADDQSAMVYILATQREKWGDKVYLENAYYLHGYWGILVDRYEEMIENHHPGLGDHRWPLVTHFVGCKPCGKFGDYPVERCLKQMDRAYNFGDNQILQMYGFTHKSLGSRRVKRVRNETSNPLEVKDELGLLHPSFKSVKASSS